The Lysobacter sp. genome includes a window with the following:
- a CDS encoding O-antigen ligase family protein has protein sequence MFIAMLLYLLLVLIRPQDYPALVDSVGLPLQPIMLITAAGFWLLSPRKHFDAPQYPLLMMFFGVMLVSHVFNGWIGGAIEQIGKFAPVVLAFVVFANGLDRRGRVLKIMATFALCAAVLAVHGIEQRQTGLGWTGVEMSQGTRIQYVGIFNDPNDLGLLFVSCIPMAAYLSSRGGLLGLRRLFWLAITGVLIYGVYLTDSRGALLALLAVMGVYIWQRKGVIVAGTLGAMAVAVLLALPSRFSEIDAEEESAQGRIESWYEGLQMFQGHPVFGVGPDQYTDYNPLTAHNSFVLILAETGIIGYTLWLAFVVYCFRMMWTGSRPQAMQAWEEQGDENPGAGDPEMDLLESGLVETDLVEMDSFEMDVEALDARIEEGRAIAMTLLLSLIGFFIAAFFLSRSYVIILYLLTALVVAHYADIRRDDPGLPRFALADDILLWPAVGLGSAIFLYIVVKVLLVMQ, from the coding sequence ATGTTCATCGCGATGCTGCTCTATCTGTTGCTGGTGCTGATCCGGCCGCAGGACTATCCGGCGCTGGTCGACAGCGTCGGCCTGCCGCTGCAGCCGATCATGCTGATCACCGCCGCCGGGTTCTGGCTGCTGTCGCCGCGGAAGCATTTCGATGCGCCGCAGTATCCGCTGTTGATGATGTTTTTCGGCGTGATGCTGGTGTCCCATGTATTCAACGGCTGGATCGGCGGCGCGATCGAGCAGATCGGCAAGTTCGCGCCGGTGGTGCTGGCGTTCGTGGTGTTCGCCAACGGGCTGGATCGTCGCGGCCGGGTGTTGAAGATCATGGCGACGTTCGCGCTGTGCGCTGCGGTGCTGGCGGTGCACGGGATCGAGCAGCGGCAGACCGGGCTGGGCTGGACCGGCGTCGAAATGTCCCAGGGCACGCGGATCCAATACGTCGGCATCTTCAACGACCCCAACGATCTCGGCCTGCTGTTCGTGAGCTGCATCCCGATGGCCGCCTATCTCAGCAGTCGCGGCGGTCTGCTGGGGCTGCGCCGGCTGTTCTGGCTCGCGATCACCGGCGTGCTGATATATGGCGTGTATCTCACCGACTCGCGCGGCGCGCTGCTCGCGCTGCTGGCGGTGATGGGCGTGTACATCTGGCAGCGCAAGGGCGTCATCGTGGCGGGTACGCTGGGTGCGATGGCGGTGGCGGTGCTGTTGGCGCTGCCGTCGCGATTCAGCGAGATCGATGCCGAAGAGGAATCCGCGCAGGGACGCATCGAATCCTGGTACGAAGGATTGCAGATGTTCCAGGGGCATCCGGTCTTCGGCGTCGGGCCCGATCAATACACCGACTACAACCCGCTGACCGCGCACAACTCGTTCGTACTGATTCTCGCCGAGACCGGTATCATCGGCTACACCCTGTGGCTCGCGTTCGTGGTGTATTGCTTCCGGATGATGTGGACGGGGTCGCGGCCACAGGCCATGCAGGCATGGGAAGAACAGGGCGATGAAAACCCTGGCGCGGGCGATCCCGAAATGGACTTGCTTGAATCAGGCTTGGTCGAAACGGACCTGGTCGAAATGGACTCGTTCGAAATGGACGTCGAAGCGCTCGATGCGCGCATCGAGGAAGGTCGTGCGATCGCGATGACGCTGCTGCTGTCGCTGATCGGTTTCTTCATCGCAGCGTTCTTCCTGAGCCGGAGTTACGTCATCATCCTGTACCTGCTCACTGCGCTGGTGGTCGCGCATTACGCCGATATCCGGCGCGACGACCCGGGTCTGCCGCGCTTCGCGCTTGCCGACGACATCCTCCTCTGGCCGGCCGTGGGCCTGGGCAGCGCCATCTTTCTCTACATCGTGGTCAAGGTTCTTCTGGTGATGCAATGA
- a CDS encoding polysaccharide biosynthesis protein, which produces MTLRARTLRNTLFSSVAMYTEFALGMLTSIVIARHLGPEGFGAYSAVIWLVGMGVAATNSGTASAAIKFVAELRGGGRESLVRPLIAYLRRAQRLFLAAVLLVGAMALWLAGHRVAPDFHHGMLFVFLVVAVSLRAGYMFNIGVAKGLENFRINAMVALLSTPLNLAMVMLVMWFDMPVEWLLGVFLVSSVVFYTMSLAQVRPLLPPGEDRPSLPEDLVPRVRRQMLYSTLIVTVGFMAASEIEVLFLTAYADPHAAGQFKVGYQLASGATTLVPGVFGALLLPMMANALSQGREVAGRRFAASTAYLALLALPLVAFGVVLAKPLIGLLYGSEYDEAAAVFAVCLAGTAIATSAQGGSSLLISADRQRAVLIMVICFGVLKLALDAWLIRVDGLHGAMIAFFTVSIFNAIAYVTMATRVSGISPDWARILRTLLASVLAVLPLWPLVPHLQAWAALLAGAVIGGALYLPLTLSLGCWTRNDIAHMQQLHQRLLKGQPRFGARLLSWAHARAGVPV; this is translated from the coding sequence ATGACGCTCCGCGCGCGCACGCTCCGCAATACGCTGTTCTCTTCGGTGGCGATGTACACCGAATTCGCGCTCGGCATGCTGACGTCGATCGTCATCGCCCGTCATCTCGGCCCGGAAGGTTTCGGCGCCTACAGCGCGGTCATCTGGCTGGTCGGGATGGGCGTGGCCGCGACCAACTCGGGCACCGCCAGCGCGGCGATCAAATTCGTCGCGGAACTGCGCGGCGGCGGCCGGGAGTCGCTGGTGCGGCCGTTGATCGCCTATCTGCGTCGCGCGCAACGCCTGTTCCTTGCGGCGGTGCTGCTGGTCGGCGCGATGGCGCTGTGGCTGGCGGGGCATCGGGTGGCGCCCGATTTCCATCATGGGATGCTGTTCGTGTTCCTGGTGGTCGCGGTGTCGCTGCGCGCCGGCTACATGTTCAACATCGGCGTGGCCAAGGGCCTGGAGAATTTCCGGATCAATGCGATGGTCGCGCTGTTGTCGACACCGCTGAATCTGGCGATGGTGATGCTGGTGATGTGGTTCGACATGCCGGTGGAGTGGCTGCTCGGGGTGTTCCTGGTGTCGAGCGTGGTGTTCTATACGATGTCGCTCGCGCAGGTGCGGCCCTTGTTGCCGCCGGGCGAGGACCGCCCCAGCCTGCCGGAGGATCTGGTGCCGCGCGTGCGCCGGCAGATGTTGTACAGCACCCTGATCGTCACGGTCGGTTTCATGGCCGCCAGCGAAATCGAAGTGCTGTTCCTCACCGCATACGCGGACCCGCACGCCGCCGGCCAGTTCAAGGTCGGTTACCAGTTGGCCAGCGGCGCAACGACGCTGGTGCCGGGCGTGTTCGGCGCATTGCTGCTGCCGATGATGGCGAATGCCTTGAGCCAGGGGCGCGAAGTCGCGGGCCGGCGTTTCGCTGCATCCACGGCCTATCTCGCGCTGCTGGCGCTACCGCTGGTGGCGTTCGGCGTGGTGCTGGCGAAGCCGCTGATCGGCCTGTTGTACGGCAGCGAATATGACGAAGCCGCCGCGGTGTTCGCGGTATGCCTGGCCGGCACCGCGATCGCGACCTCGGCGCAGGGCGGGTCGAGCCTGCTGATCAGCGCCGACCGCCAGCGCGCGGTGTTGATCATGGTGATCTGTTTCGGCGTACTGAAACTCGCGCTGGATGCCTGGCTCATCCGCGTCGACGGTCTGCACGGGGCGATGATCGCTTTCTTCACCGTTTCGATCTTCAATGCGATCGCCTATGTGACGATGGCGACCCGGGTCAGCGGCATCTCGCCCGATTGGGCACGCATCCTGCGCACGCTGCTGGCGAGCGTGCTGGCGGTGCTGCCGCTGTGGCCGCTGGTGCCGCACCTGCAGGCATGGGCCGCGCTGCTCGCTGGCGCGGTCATCGGCGGTGCGCTGTACCTGCCGCTGACGCTGTCGCTGGGCTGCTGGACGCGCAACGACATCGCGCACATGCAGCAGTTGCACCAGCGTCTGCTGAAGGGGCAGCCGCGCTTCGGCGCGCGCCTGCTTTCATGGGCGCATGCGCGCGCGGGAGTGCCGGTATGA